From a single Gammaproteobacteria bacterium genomic region:
- a CDS encoding DUF2147 domain-containing protein, with the protein MGVLSYLLATGLYANDAINPTGYWKTIDDVTGKPKAIVEILTEADSTLVGKVLKIFPQQGQPQIEVCRACEGKKHNQRIVGLTVIEKLKPSPEKNNEWLNGEILDPKNGKVYHCNIRLTDNGQKLQVRGYLGLPLFGRTQTWIKVKEPAIS; encoded by the coding sequence ATTGGCGTTTTGTCTTACTTATTAGCTACAGGTTTATACGCGAACGATGCAATTAATCCAACGGGCTATTGGAAAACAATTGATGACGTTACCGGAAAGCCAAAAGCTATTGTGGAGATTCTAACCGAAGCAGATTCAACCTTAGTCGGTAAAGTTTTAAAAATTTTTCCGCAGCAAGGACAACCGCAAATTGAGGTGTGCCGAGCTTGTGAAGGAAAGAAACATAACCAACGAATCGTGGGCTTAACTGTCATAGAAAAATTAAAACCAAGTCCTGAAAAAAATAATGAATGGTTAAATGGTGAAATTTTAGATCCAAAAAACGGTAAAGTTTATCACTGTAACATTCGCTTAACTGATAATGGTCAGAAGCTCCAAGTACGGGGTTATCTCGGACTACCTCTATTTGGGCGTACGCAAACCTGGATTAAGGTTAAAGAGCCTGCTATTAGTTAA
- a CDS encoding ABC transporter permease encodes MQPPSQNKFDEQKKIFFCEGDWDVSHLPRLKTSLNQIPTKIESLTINGQNIKKMDSAGAWLLDKWQKKRKTQGVEIKLQDFAEDHQALIAMIDKNLKDEVKLAKPKPKNFFYFVGQFTVEQSRELYQYLGFIGLLFYEGLRIVRKPHRFRVNAVSSVIYRTGVQALPIIALLSFMIGVVITYQLGVQLRNYGANAFIVDLVGIAVLREFGPLLTAIMVAGRTGSAFTAQLGMMKINQEIDALNTMGVTPAELLLLPRILGLFIALPLLTVWADVFGVMGGMAMAHGMMDVTWYEFLHRFPHAVKLKNLLIGLGKAPVFAIIIATIGCFQGMRVKGSADSVGQNTTRSVVLSIFFIIVADAVFSIVFSIMKL; translated from the coding sequence ATGCAGCCACCTAGCCAAAATAAATTCGATGAGCAAAAAAAAATATTTTTTTGCGAAGGTGATTGGGATGTGAGTCATCTCCCGCGTCTCAAAACAAGTCTAAATCAAATCCCTACAAAAATTGAAAGCCTCACTATCAATGGTCAAAATATCAAAAAAATGGATAGTGCCGGGGCCTGGCTTTTAGATAAATGGCAAAAAAAACGCAAAACTCAAGGCGTAGAAATTAAGTTACAAGACTTTGCTGAAGATCATCAAGCATTAATTGCGATGATCGATAAAAATTTAAAAGATGAAGTGAAGTTAGCTAAACCCAAACCCAAAAATTTCTTTTATTTCGTGGGTCAGTTCACGGTAGAACAATCTCGAGAACTTTATCAATATCTTGGTTTTATAGGATTACTTTTTTACGAGGGGTTGAGAATAGTCCGAAAACCCCATCGTTTTCGTGTAAATGCAGTTTCGAGTGTAATTTATAGAACTGGCGTCCAAGCGTTGCCTATTATTGCGCTTTTGTCATTTATGATTGGAGTTGTCATCACTTATCAATTAGGGGTGCAGCTTCGCAATTATGGTGCTAATGCGTTCATAGTCGACTTGGTCGGCATTGCAGTGCTCCGAGAATTTGGTCCTCTTTTGACAGCAATAATGGTTGCCGGCAGAACGGGTTCTGCGTTTACAGCGCAACTTGGCATGATGAAAATCAATCAAGAAATTGATGCCTTAAATACGATGGGAGTAACGCCTGCAGAATTACTATTGCTACCCCGCATTTTAGGACTTTTTATTGCCTTACCCCTCCTTACGGTCTGGGCCGACGTTTTTGGTGTTATGGGCGGTATGGCCATGGCGCATGGCATGATGGATGTTACCTGGTATGAATTTTTGCATCGTTTTCCGCATGCAGTAAAGTTAAAAAATCTACTAATCGGCTTAGGTAAGGCGCCTGTTTTCGCCATCATCATAGCAACCATTGGTTGCTTTCAAGGCATGCGTGTTAAGGGTAGCGCAGATAGTGTTGGCCAGAATACAACACGCAGTGTCGTACTTTCCATCTTCTTTATCATTGTTGCAGATGCTGTCTTCTCAATTGTTTTTAGTATCATGAAATTATGA
- a CDS encoding membrane integrity-associated transporter subunit PqiC has translation MKMMTNLLAVSKYISLAIGCLAISSCSVFSPVKLKPDRTYIIDSEPAAVVKKRKRNVTLLVMKPDTVSAYDTKEMAYTRKPFEVNFYTQSHWVERPEEMLQPLIVDTLQRTHYFHAIVSPPFSGRYNYILNTQILKLEQDFTQTPAILKFYIRTQLTKASSNRILNISVYKIEQPIQACSAYSGVIAANIATVRFLRALSMQTIRTLN, from the coding sequence ATGAAAATGATGACCAACTTGTTAGCAGTCTCAAAATATATTTCTTTAGCAATAGGATGTTTAGCAATTTCCTCTTGCTCTGTATTCTCTCCCGTCAAATTAAAACCAGATCGTACTTATATTATCGATAGTGAACCTGCCGCGGTCGTTAAAAAAAGAAAGCGAAATGTTACTTTGTTGGTAATGAAACCTGACACTGTTTCAGCATACGACACCAAGGAAATGGCTTACACAAGGAAACCTTTCGAAGTTAATTTTTATACCCAAAGTCACTGGGTCGAAAGGCCAGAAGAAATGTTGCAACCTTTAATTGTAGATACGCTTCAGCGTACGCATTATTTTCATGCCATTGTTTCTCCACCGTTTAGTGGGCGTTATAATTATATTTTGAATACGCAAATTTTAAAATTGGAGCAAGACTTTACTCAAACACCCGCTATTCTTAAATTTTACATTAGAACCCAACTTACTAAAGCGTCGAGTAATAGAATTTTAAATATTTCGGTATATAAAATAGAACAACCCATACAAGCTTGCTCTGCTTATAGCGGTGTGATTGCTGCAAATATTGCGACAGTTCGTTTTTTAAGGGCCCTTTCCATGCAAACCATTCGGACTTTAAACTAG
- a CDS encoding SGNH/GDSL hydrolase family protein, with translation MQSRKKLLFFLFIISQSFFPQQLWAGSGTPFKQIVFFGDSLTDNGNLYWYDWGVLPKSPPYFHGRFSNGIVWSELVSQYYHDKNATPSVNFAFGGETVLYHGPMSGYLPYNLNWSLKSYLVRTAWQDRTNALYIIWIGANDYLPGKIELDKVTTDVVKTIKGVVESLINRGGKNFIIINLPNLAKTPYGKSSPIAETLQWVSMLHNLKLDLAVAEIEAGYKHVNIQLFSINKLFDNILKHTDAVNKKYHTQINNIHEACWQGPYSFRDQQDDSKLLEQELYQHFKVHYKLNKMNEVNSKISNKFNAQSLAHFVATSPALLEAYRVAEDAENITPCTNPHEYLFWDQVHVTSQVHKMLALHAIEFIENHFNQAQ, from the coding sequence ATGCAAAGCAGAAAAAAATTATTATTTTTTTTATTCATAATTTCTCAATCATTTTTTCCTCAGCAACTTTGGGCGGGCTCAGGGACGCCTTTCAAGCAAATTGTTTTCTTTGGTGATAGTTTAACTGATAATGGCAATCTCTATTGGTATGATTGGGGTGTGTTACCAAAATCTCCGCCTTACTTTCATGGAAGATTTTCAAATGGTATCGTCTGGAGTGAGTTAGTAAGTCAATATTACCATGATAAAAATGCTACGCCTTCAGTTAACTTCGCTTTTGGTGGGGAAACAGTTTTATATCATGGCCCCATGAGTGGATATCTTCCTTATAATTTAAACTGGTCACTCAAGAGCTATCTGGTAAGAACGGCGTGGCAAGATCGTACGAATGCTCTATATATCATTTGGATTGGCGCCAACGATTATCTCCCTGGTAAGATTGAGCTAGACAAAGTTACAACTGATGTCGTTAAAACCATTAAAGGTGTTGTAGAGTCCTTGATTAATCGTGGTGGGAAAAATTTTATTATTATTAATTTACCTAATCTAGCAAAAACACCCTATGGTAAAAGTAGTCCCATTGCAGAAACTTTGCAATGGGTTTCAATGTTACATAATCTTAAACTCGATCTGGCTGTTGCAGAAATTGAAGCTGGTTATAAGCACGTTAATATTCAACTTTTCAGTATTAATAAACTTTTTGATAATATCTTGAAGCATACTGATGCTGTAAATAAAAAATATCACACTCAGATTAATAATATTCATGAAGCATGTTGGCAAGGGCCGTATTCTTTTAGGGATCAACAGGATGACAGCAAACTATTAGAACAAGAACTTTACCAGCATTTTAAGGTGCATTATAAATTAAATAAAATGAATGAAGTAAATTCTAAGATTTCAAATAAGTTTAATGCGCAAAGCCTTGCCCATTTCGTTGCAACATCGCCTGCCCTTTTAGAAGCGTATCGCGTCGCAGAAGATGCGGAAAATATAACTCCATGCACCAATCCCCATGAATATTTATTCTGGGATCAAGTGCATGTTACGTCGCAAGTTCATAAAATGCTTGCGCTTCACGCGATAGAATTTATTGAGAATCATTTTAATCAAGCTCAATAA
- a CDS encoding PAS domain-containing sensor histidine kinase, whose protein sequence is MAATKYLSITFAILTLLLGCSVMLGTVLHIPAMVQVIPGFVGMVFNSALLFILVGIAILVGNVFLLQKVKIILQVIGLFVFSYALLSLSQDIFAYDAQIDHWLIDPWIRDPNPSPGRMAPNTTIAFMLAGLTIFFLPTHENKLIQILLPLFTFFILLISLISILIYSLKLEYIFSWYHFTRMAVHTAAGLLFVSIGLWTLILQNPMLVKYYFGREDKKIIFLSGIVFIILTLITGFSSIAVITYSNFDFIHQALQNTLESKVDIFEDEIDEIQQDVNETINDENFHKLIMHAQRANAQNAKEYFSLIFVNDELTLKLVDPKQVVLYEQGQFIPSFVLSLPIINAEPTSLIWQNGFYLRFTRSVFSKEHKLIATLIGEKSLNSLNQLYTDYRLLGKTGENMICGRDTLYNIACFPTRLNPQIISFPSSNNFLPLTKALQGPVGSENALDYRRHSVVTSYKPTKTGLTFITKMDTQEIYKPVADLLVMIIPAAMFLILLGLGLLGWLVSPLVKKVIQSEQEAIERKIELQESQDRYSVAVDSSNTGLWDWGIKTDTFFASPLFKAMLGFDEKYTFDHLSNFMELIHPDDLESLSALFSDPKPSKLGFNIEYRLKNSRAEYGWYQTIGQYILNVNHQPIRMAGSLLDITERKRVQNLKNEFVSVVSHELRTPLTSIHGALSLILSGTFGNFSEKAHQLLVIANSNSDRLLNLISDILDIEKIEAGKAELKLQPININKIIQESITATRMYAEKFKITVILTTTVPHAKVRADKVRLMQVLVNLISNAVKFSPPNDKVEISIALKNDFIHVEVKDYGLGVSQKFSKHIFEKFSQADSSTTRKVSGTGLGLSISKELIAAMGGTIGFFNNPTKGATFYFTLPVWHDKHEKHNEML, encoded by the coding sequence ATGGCCGCCACTAAGTACCTTTCCATAACTTTTGCCATTCTTACACTGTTGCTTGGCTGCTCAGTTATGCTTGGGACTGTGTTACACATCCCCGCTATGGTTCAAGTCATACCAGGTTTTGTCGGAATGGTTTTCAATTCCGCACTATTATTTATCTTAGTCGGCATAGCCATACTAGTAGGCAATGTATTTTTATTACAGAAAGTTAAAATAATTTTACAAGTTATCGGCTTATTTGTATTTTCTTACGCCCTATTAAGTTTGAGCCAAGATATTTTTGCCTACGACGCTCAGATTGATCATTGGCTTATTGATCCATGGATTCGCGATCCCAATCCTTCGCCCGGAAGGATGGCACCTAATACAACCATTGCTTTCATGCTGGCAGGATTAACGATCTTTTTCTTACCCACCCACGAAAATAAATTGATTCAAATACTTTTACCCCTATTTACTTTTTTTATTCTTCTCATCTCGCTCATTAGTATTCTAATTTATAGTTTAAAACTAGAATATATTTTTAGCTGGTATCATTTCACTAGAATGGCTGTGCATACTGCCGCCGGTTTATTATTTGTCAGTATAGGACTTTGGACGCTGATTCTTCAAAATCCTATGTTGGTTAAATATTATTTTGGTAGAGAAGATAAAAAAATTATTTTTTTATCTGGGATAGTTTTTATTATTCTTACGCTAATTACTGGATTTAGTAGTATCGCAGTTATTACATATTCTAATTTTGATTTTATTCATCAAGCACTTCAAAATACATTAGAAAGCAAAGTTGATATTTTCGAAGATGAAATTGATGAGATTCAACAAGACGTTAATGAAACGATTAACGATGAAAATTTCCATAAACTTATTATGCATGCCCAACGGGCTAATGCTCAAAATGCTAAGGAATATTTTTCGCTGATTTTTGTTAATGATGAATTAACGTTGAAACTTGTAGATCCTAAACAAGTGGTTTTATATGAGCAAGGTCAATTTATCCCATCATTTGTTCTTTCTTTACCAATAATAAATGCAGAGCCTACCTCCCTGATTTGGCAAAATGGTTTTTATCTTCGCTTCACTCGTTCGGTATTTTCAAAAGAGCACAAGCTTATCGCAACTTTAATTGGCGAAAAGTCGTTGAATTCATTAAACCAACTTTATACAGATTATCGATTGCTGGGTAAAACTGGTGAAAATATGATTTGTGGTAGAGATACTTTATATAACATAGCCTGTTTCCCAACCCGGTTAAATCCTCAAATTATTTCTTTTCCTAGCAGCAATAATTTCCTACCGCTTACAAAGGCTTTGCAAGGTCCAGTGGGATCGGAAAATGCTCTTGATTATCGTAGACACTCGGTCGTGACCTCCTACAAACCTACTAAAACAGGATTAACGTTTATTACAAAAATGGATACGCAAGAAATTTACAAACCCGTTGCCGATCTTTTAGTGATGATTATTCCCGCGGCTATGTTTTTAATATTATTAGGATTGGGATTATTAGGTTGGCTGGTTTCTCCCTTAGTGAAAAAAGTTATTCAATCCGAGCAAGAAGCGATAGAAAGGAAAATAGAATTACAAGAATCACAAGATCGTTACAGCGTAGCTGTTGATAGTAGTAATACAGGTCTTTGGGATTGGGGAATAAAAACTGACACGTTTTTTGCTTCGCCATTATTTAAAGCTATGCTTGGTTTTGACGAAAAATACACCTTTGACCATTTATCTAATTTTATGGAGCTTATACACCCTGATGATCTGGAATCACTATCTGCATTATTTAGTGATCCTAAACCAAGTAAGCTAGGGTTTAATATTGAGTATCGGTTAAAAAACAGCAGAGCAGAATATGGGTGGTATCAAACAATTGGTCAATATATTTTAAATGTTAATCATCAACCCATTCGCATGGCTGGTTCCTTATTAGATATTACGGAACGTAAAAGAGTGCAAAATTTAAAAAATGAATTCGTTTCTGTAGTAAGTCATGAATTACGTACGCCACTTACGTCAATTCATGGCGCTCTTTCTCTCATATTGAGTGGTACCTTTGGCAACTTTTCTGAAAAAGCACACCAGTTACTCGTGATTGCGAATAGCAATAGTGATCGATTATTAAATCTTATTTCAGATATTCTTGATATTGAAAAAATCGAAGCGGGTAAAGCTGAACTTAAATTGCAGCCTATCAACATAAATAAAATAATTCAAGAATCAATTACCGCAACCCGTATGTATGCTGAAAAATTTAAAATAACCGTAATTCTCACGACCACCGTGCCTCATGCTAAAGTCCGAGCAGATAAAGTACGTTTAATGCAAGTTTTGGTAAATTTAATTTCGAATGCTGTTAAATTTTCCCCTCCCAATGATAAGGTTGAAATCAGCATTGCTTTAAAAAATGATTTTATTCATGTCGAAGTTAAAGATTATGGGTTGGGCGTTTCCCAAAAATTTTCTAAACATATCTTTGAAAAATTTTCGCAAGCGGATAGTTCGACCACGCGTAAAGTAAGTGGAACCGGTTTAGGTCTCAGCATTAGTAAAGAATTGATTGCAGCGATGGGAGGTACCATTGGGTTTTTTAATAACCCAACAAAAGGTGCAACTTTTTATTTTACCTTGCCAGTATGGCATGATAAGCACGAGAAACATAATGAGATGCTATGA
- the adk gene encoding adenylate kinase, whose amino-acid sequence MYLILLGAPGAGKGTQAQFIKAQYQIPQISTGDIFRAAIKDESPLGREVKTLVDSGQLVPDNLVIQLVLDRIKQPDCKNGFLLDGFPRTLKQAEALHDATPIDYVIDIDVPHDEIIKRLTGRRIHPGSGRIYHTEYQPPQVEGIDDVTGEPLIQRLDDTEETVCKRLQIYEAQTAPLKSFYQHHLNTLQKHNPVYVRIDGTKPKDEIKNNISSILDHKEAQNE is encoded by the coding sequence ATGTATTTAATCTTGCTTGGCGCGCCAGGTGCAGGTAAGGGAACCCAAGCCCAATTTATTAAAGCGCAATATCAAATACCTCAAATTTCTACTGGGGATATTTTTCGCGCGGCCATCAAAGATGAATCACCGCTCGGTCGCGAAGTTAAGACGCTAGTTGATAGCGGTCAGTTGGTGCCTGATAATCTTGTTATTCAACTGGTGTTGGATCGTATCAAGCAACCTGATTGCAAAAATGGTTTTTTACTCGATGGGTTTCCTCGCACTTTAAAACAAGCTGAGGCACTCCATGACGCAACCCCCATTGATTATGTTATTGATATTGATGTTCCCCATGATGAAATTATTAAACGCTTAACAGGACGTCGCATTCATCCAGGTTCAGGCAGAATTTATCATACCGAATATCAACCGCCGCAAGTGGAAGGTATTGATGATGTAACGGGGGAGCCCCTCATTCAGCGATTGGACGACACAGAAGAAACTGTATGTAAGCGACTGCAAATCTATGAAGCGCAAACCGCACCACTTAAATCTTTTTATCAACATCACTTAAACACATTGCAAAAACATAACCCAGTGTATGTTCGAATCGATGGTACCAAACCTAAGGATGAGATAAAAAATAATATTTCTTCAATATTAGATCACAAGGAAGCCCAAAATGAATAA
- a CDS encoding MCE family protein, producing the protein METNANYTMTGIFVLSLLIAIIFLIIWLSSGFAFQGYKIYKVYMKESVSGLNVDSPVEFNGVGVGTVKSIEINNENPELVELLLNVSKDAPVSQGTEATLNSRGLTGMTYVALKDKSNDLRPLRPNRGEEYPIIKTSPSLFLRLDAALSQLTENMKTVASSVQSLLDKDNLHSIKEILINLDNLSRGLASNNQRLTTIMENTAIATQELRPLLRASITTMRALENQILPTTTRLLFNIDNITRTLSEVTSEVRQNPSVLLRGSEKPILGPGETR; encoded by the coding sequence ATGGAAACTAATGCAAATTATACTATGACGGGGATTTTTGTTTTATCCTTGTTAATCGCAATCATTTTTCTAATTATCTGGCTATCTTCCGGTTTTGCTTTTCAAGGCTACAAAATCTATAAAGTTTATATGAAAGAATCAGTTTCAGGACTCAATGTCGATTCACCTGTAGAGTTTAATGGTGTCGGAGTAGGTACAGTCAAAAGTATTGAAATTAATAATGAGAATCCGGAACTTGTTGAATTACTCTTAAATGTCAGTAAAGATGCGCCAGTTTCGCAAGGAACTGAAGCAACTCTGAATTCTCGAGGCTTGACTGGAATGACTTACGTAGCGCTTAAGGACAAAAGTAATGATTTACGTCCTTTGCGACCGAACCGGGGTGAAGAATATCCTATTATTAAAACTTCTCCCTCCTTGTTTTTGCGCCTGGATGCGGCTTTAAGTCAGCTCACTGAAAACATGAAAACCGTTGCTTCTTCCGTGCAGTCTCTACTCGATAAAGATAATTTACATTCGATTAAGGAAATACTAATTAACCTCGACAATCTTTCTCGGGGTCTTGCTAGCAATAATCAACGCCTAACCACTATTATGGAAAATACCGCTATTGCGACCCAAGAATTAAGGCCTTTATTGCGAGCAAGTATTACTACAATGCGGGCATTGGAAAATCAAATTTTACCCACTACAACCCGTTTACTTTTTAATATCGATAATATTACACGCACGCTTTCTGAAGTAACTAGTGAGGTTAGGCAAAACCCATCCGTTCTCCTTCGCGGTTCAGAAAAACCCATTTTAGGACCAGGTGAAACAAGATGA
- a CDS encoding endonuclease/exonuclease/phosphatase family protein encodes MGWLTPKSTLKNLRQEIELLHPDIIFLQESKGNQFEFLAEEIWPHVTYGKNAVYPKGHHGNAILSKFPLISSHNTDISMGAYEHRGLLHATAALSHNKNLHLLCVHLGLLKKDRHKQLKIIVDYINHNIPQHEPLILGGDFNDWRKHATEPLINQLGLHEAFLHHHGAYAKTYPAWAPVLQLDRIYCRGFLSSSAVRLTNRKWKSLSDHIAIEVCLKIT; translated from the coding sequence GTGGGTTGGCTCACACCCAAATCTACGTTAAAGAATTTACGTCAGGAAATTGAATTACTTCATCCAGATATTATCTTTCTACAAGAATCGAAAGGAAATCAATTTGAATTTTTAGCAGAAGAAATTTGGCCCCATGTTACTTATGGAAAAAATGCAGTTTATCCAAAAGGGCATCATGGCAATGCTATTTTGAGTAAATTCCCTCTAATCTCCTCACACAATACCGATATTTCCATGGGAGCATATGAACATCGAGGCTTGTTGCATGCAACTGCCGCCCTTTCTCACAATAAAAATCTTCATTTACTTTGTGTTCATTTAGGATTATTAAAAAAAGACAGGCATAAACAATTAAAAATTATCGTAGACTATATCAATCATAATATTCCTCAGCATGAGCCCTTGATACTGGGTGGAGATTTTAATGATTGGCGTAAACATGCGACTGAACCTTTAATTAACCAACTTGGATTGCATGAAGCTTTTCTACATCATCATGGTGCCTATGCAAAAACCTATCCTGCTTGGGCCCCTGTTTTACAACTTGATCGCATCTATTGCCGAGGTTTTTTATCAAGTAGTGCAGTTCGCTTAACTAATCGAAAATGGAAATCTTTATCGGACCACATCGCCATTGAAGTATGTTTAAAAATAACCTAA
- a CDS encoding ATP-binding cassette domain-containing protein, whose protein sequence is MNMNTDPIIEIKDMKTKLGGEWVHKNINLTVNRGEVLAIVGGSGSGKTTLLREMLALTKPTSGSIKVFGQEITQASPKTLLAIQKRWGTLFQQSALFSSLTLEENVAFPLKEHTNLDQQTIADLAFLKIMLAGLPQEAGLKFPAELSGGMQKRAGLARALVLDPEIVFLDEPTSGLDPVTAAGFDQLIADLQSSMGLTIVMVTHDIDSLWRIANRVAFLGEGVVLDVDTMPKLMKNPNPMIQAFFNGPRGRAAAESQQGTNHGN, encoded by the coding sequence ATGAATATGAATACTGATCCAATCATTGAAATCAAAGATATGAAAACGAAGCTAGGCGGCGAGTGGGTTCATAAAAATATTAACCTAACCGTTAATCGCGGTGAAGTGTTAGCGATTGTTGGTGGAAGTGGGTCGGGTAAGACGACTCTATTACGAGAAATGCTTGCGCTGACAAAACCCACTTCAGGCAGTATCAAAGTCTTTGGTCAAGAAATAACGCAAGCGTCACCTAAAACTCTTTTAGCTATTCAGAAGCGATGGGGTACACTTTTCCAGCAAAGCGCTTTGTTCAGCTCGCTTACCCTTGAAGAAAATGTCGCTTTCCCCTTAAAAGAGCATACGAATCTTGATCAACAAACGATTGCTGACCTCGCTTTTTTAAAAATTATGTTAGCCGGTTTACCACAAGAAGCGGGTTTAAAGTTTCCTGCGGAATTATCAGGTGGTATGCAAAAAAGAGCAGGGCTTGCTCGAGCACTCGTGCTCGATCCTGAAATTGTATTTTTAGATGAACCTACCTCCGGTCTTGATCCTGTAACTGCAGCAGGTTTTGATCAGCTTATTGCCGATTTACAAAGTTCTATGGGATTAACGATTGTGATGGTTACGCATGATATTGATAGCTTATGGCGTATTGCCAATCGGGTTGCTTTTTTAGGAGAAGGTGTTGTGTTAGATGTGGACACAATGCCAAAATTGATGAAAAATCCAAATCCAATGATTCAAGCATTTTTTAATGGTCCGCGTGGTCGTGCGGCAGCAGAGAGCCAACAAGGAACAAACCATGGAAACTAA